One stretch of Cygnus olor isolate bCygOlo1 chromosome 1, bCygOlo1.pri.v2, whole genome shotgun sequence DNA includes these proteins:
- the LOC121074441 gene encoding inositol 1,4,5-trisphosphate receptor-interacting protein-like 1: MARLIFLALTVLGFAQELWLVDDHMDMDVHERMQQHTEQLSQGMAQLLQEMEQRRQEQSAVALGALLFTALQQWQLWASVELLVLLFGLCRWLRKRSCEPCRSRKQGSSTRKEKDNDDAEDSDSDDTWDLGRVWADHTQWPAPYMADKCKVVEELVDELLGACRGLSGNCLFKPRLQPAIGVGCLYDSWSAQEDNVLYCLLVPLRPLPRHTFHLKLGATGDKPARNSCLHVELECTCTRERLVGDMLWFLHHPEDELRRRQEPSLLHTLCTGSYLNVEETTHRFQALVKATWELLPQSRHCCLTVLPSHCSCKLRLASASKSTFSIEIVLGVQLDDSDSFLSLE; the protein is encoded by the coding sequence ATGGCTCGGCTGATCTTCCTTGCCCTGACTGTGCTGGGCTTTgcccaggagctgtggctggTGGATGATCACATGGATATGGATGTGCATGAGCGaatgcagcagcacacagagcagctgagTCAGGGCATGGCTCAGCTGCTGCAAGAGATGGAGCAGAGGAGACAGGAGCAGAGTGCGGTGGCCCTGGGAGCTCTGCTCTTCACTGCcttgcagcagtggcagctctggGCCTCGGTGGAGCTCCTGGTCCTGCTCTTTGGGCTCTGCCGGTGGCTCAGGAAAAGGAGCTGTGAGCCGTGCAGAAGCAGGAAGCAGGGCAGCTCcacaaggaaggagaaggacAACGATGATGCAGAAGACAGTGACTCTGATGACACCTGGGATCTGGGCAGGGTTTGGGCCGATCACACCCAGTGGCCGGCACCGTACATGGCTGACAAGTGcaaggtggtggaggagctggtggaCGAACTTCTTGGTGCCTGCCGAGGACTCTCCGGGAACTGTCTCTTCAAGCCACGGCTGCAGCCGGCCATTGGTGTGGGCTGCCTCTACGACAGCTGGAGTGCCCAGGAAGACAACGTCCTCTACTGCCTGCTCGTGCCCCTGAGGCCTCTCCCCAGGCACACCTTCCACCTGAAGCTAGGTGCCACAGGGGATAAGCCTGCGAGGAACTCCTGCCTGCACGTGGAGCTGGAGTGCACCTGCACGAGGGAGCGGCTGGTGGGGGACATGCTGTGGTTCCTCCACCACCCTGAGGATGAGCTGAGGAGAAGACAGGAGCCCAGCCTGCTACACACCCTCTGCACTGGCTCCTACCTAAATGTGGAGGAAACCACCCACAGGTTCCAGGCCTTGGTGAAAGCAACCTGGGAGCTTCTGCCGCAGTCACGCCACTGCTGCCTGACGGTGCTGCCCTCCCACTGCTCCTGCAAGCTCAGGCTGGCCAGCGCCTCCAAGAGCACCTTCTCTATTGAGATCGTGCTTGGGGTGCAGCTAGATGACTCAGACTCTTTCCTGAGCCTGGAGTAG